One Paraburkholderia phytofirmans OLGA172 genomic window carries:
- a CDS encoding DsbC family protein, with protein MKKSFRIAAVVLAIAAVAIGCSAQADQTTDKLKATLQTRLTDVTIKSVTKSPIAGLYEVNLGTQIIYSDANGDYLMLGDMVDAKTRKNLTEARLAETNRIDFASLPFANAVKVVKGNGARKIAVFSDPNCPYCKQLETTLKSIDNVTVYTFLYPVLSPDSTAKSKSIWCSTDRAKAWESWMQNHQAPTAAATCDTAAIDKNLALGHAMNVDGTPTVFLADGRRLPGAVPADRLDKEMSAVH; from the coding sequence GCAATCGGCTGCTCCGCGCAGGCCGATCAAACCACCGACAAGCTCAAAGCCACGCTGCAAACGCGTCTGACCGACGTGACGATCAAGAGCGTGACCAAGTCGCCAATTGCCGGGCTGTACGAAGTGAACCTCGGCACGCAGATCATCTATAGCGATGCGAACGGCGATTACCTCATGCTCGGCGACATGGTCGACGCAAAGACCCGCAAGAATCTGACCGAAGCGCGTCTGGCGGAAACCAACCGCATCGACTTCGCGAGCCTGCCGTTCGCGAACGCGGTGAAGGTTGTGAAGGGCAACGGCGCGCGCAAGATCGCCGTGTTCTCCGATCCGAACTGCCCGTACTGCAAGCAACTCGAAACCACGCTCAAGTCGATCGATAACGTCACGGTTTACACCTTCCTGTACCCGGTGCTGTCGCCGGATTCGACCGCCAAGTCGAAATCGATCTGGTGCTCGACCGACCGGGCGAAGGCGTGGGAATCGTGGATGCAGAATCATCAGGCGCCCACCGCAGCCGCCACCTGCGACACCGCCGCGATCGACAAGAACCTGGCGCTCGGCCACGCGATGAACGTCGACGGCACGCCGACCGTGTTCCTCGCCGACGGCCGCCGTCTGCCCGGCGCCGTGCCGGCAGACCGTCTGGACAAGGAAATGTCCGCCGTGCACTGA